The region ttatgtggagcGGATCAGAGCCACcatgaaatatttgaaatttaaggtagctctgaattcgCTCCACATAGTTTTTTTAAACCTTGCAGAgggtttcatcttggcctgctgatcactttagTGCAATAAAACAATTGGGTGGGGTCATcaagtttgtttttcagatatgagcaactaaggccaaaatatagggtacttttgcaaggctttcctgttgtcatggtaacttgttacgtcacaaaaacgactggatcttgttcagcaataattgatgttttacatggtaccataacattgttattatgtgataaagtgttgtagtgtcaaccCGTCTTATAACAAGATTTCTAGAAAGTGTTGAACTGGTTTGCGCCACCTTAAAGGTCTTTCCGTTTCCCTTTCGCGTCACGATCGAGGAGTAATCAAAAGAGGGGCGAAACTCGATTTGTGCAAATCACTCTTTAAATTTAGGCACCATTAGGTATTACTGATTGAGAGTTTTAAGAATGCAACAGGCTGTTAAAAGGAAGCATACAATAGACAAAATAAGTCAAATAACGTTTGTGTGCTGTCCTTGCGTGAAATCTCTTCACAGGAAGTGGAATGGTACAAAGTCTACCCTGCAGAGTTCATTCTCATGAGCCATCCCAAAGAGGAATAGATTTCgcagtgaaaaacaaaacccAGGATACAACATAAATCCACTTGTTTAATATAAATCAATGCTAAAAAATTATTGGTCTATAAGTAAATTAAATAATCTGAATAATCGGTCACGTTGCTGCTAGCAGTTCTTGTCGCATCTTTTTCAACTTAGTTATCCACCGAGCTGTCTTGGTTTCTTCGTCTTCATGAAGCTGAAACAGGTATAAAAGTTGGTGTAACTATCTGTGGCAGGGGTAAAGTTTATCACAAAAGACGTGATTATTTATCACTACACTCCTTTGGAAAAGAGATATTATCAGTCTGATTAATGTGAATCTATGTTATAAACTTATTGTGGATAGCTACAAAAACTAAGCCTTACAATGCCACGCTGCGAAGTTTGTCAATAACAACAACTGAAGTTGTTATTACAGAAAACTGTCCTCCCCAGTTGCTGCTTACACATTTTTTAGTCAGAACGATCCCAGTATGGAACGCGTTACCGCCAATGCTTTCAATTCTGCATCTTATTTCCAGTTCATTTatagacggtgcctactaattaacaatatttttgccccagtgtgtgattatgcaggaaaggtagatcttaacaagtgttattaaaatccaaaaagaaaattgggggtaaccacgcattttccaaagataattcatgaataatatttgtaaaagctttaaaatacaaagcaatgtatggcgttttttctcaaattaaagcttaattatctctcaaaaatgcatggttacccccaattttctttttggataccaggagtacttactaagatccctgtattagtaaggatcggcgataggaaatccgagtatctggagatgcgcagaacgtatgcgcaataacaatagtaggcaccgtcccgAAGAAGCGTCCTACTCCTTTCCTGGTTTTTGAACTTTATCATTTGTGTAATGACAATGTTATAATCTAGTTGTATTAAAGGGGGCTATGTCATGTTAGTTTTGGTtgttttggcatatctttagttaatcacgagtttaaaacttgaaaatcgtaatgtggaatttctttactgataaaattatcgttatgTCACAAACaggatgattctgagcaaaaacgacctctATACAggtgatttgccataaacttgaaaaaaagtcgGCCTGACTGACTTAAGATTACACAAATGTAATCCGTTTTAATCtcgtccatttgtgtccatccatgcttctctttccttcagctgtatttcttttatgttgttcaacagttttaagtggttattgcaatgtttcattctactttcttggcattttgggtgtcatgaaattacatcactTTGCGTGACAATTTAGCCCCTTTAACATATTAATTTTAGTACTTACCATACAGGTAAGTATGTCATGTATGTGCTAAGGGACTGCAGGCAGCTCCATTGCCAACTTAGATACACTATTGGCAATTACAccaatgacaaaattatttggCATAAAAAGAAGCTAGTTTAAATACCATTATATGAATCGTCCTGGAAAAGCGAGTGCTGCAAAAAATAAGGGGCTGTAATTTACAGTACCACTACTGGATCTTTGAATCCAGCAGCAAAGGTGAACATATTTAGAAAGGCACAGGCAAGGAACTGTATCAGGTTTTACATTGTCTTAAACGCTATAGTTTTATCGTTGCTAACTCTCATTGATTATTAAAGGAGAGGTTCTAAAGATGTGCCTGAAGGGGTCAATCAGAGTGGAGTCTTCTCCCATTTTTTAAacttctgggcccggttgttcgaaagccgattttaaaacttaatccaggataagcgtaaacttttgtttcctgttttccacgttttggtgaaagttttgtttgcttatttttgtttttctagattgacttcttctaatgtaaagttttgccgaatatcagcgttaagCAGCTTTTGTGagttgagaaataaactccttggttaatttttaatctggggttagcgttaagcgacttttgaacaaccgggacAACCGGGACCTGGACTATAACATGAAAAAGAGGTTAACAAAGCCCTTCCCTTACTTGAGGCTAAGTATTCTTACCCAAGAAGCAAAGAGTCCTTCCTTATCATTTGTCTGGGATACTACTGGTTGGGAAAATGCCTTCACTTCAGAAACAGCAGCAATAGAAGTAGCGACTGGTACTGAGCTTCTAGTGCCAAACATTGCTGCCTCGTGGCTAtcatctttgttttctttgtcattCTGTTAATGAACCAATATTAAACCATCCTTAACTCAACTATTAGCAAACGACTAGGTATGGATAAATACcaacaataaagaaataatcTGAATACAAAGCATCACAATTCAAGAATAtcataattaaattttaaactgtAAAAACCATTACCTGATGGGCTTTGTTATTGGCAGATGAGCTGAAGGACTGTGGTACAAACTCATTGCTTTCAATCTGTAATATTGCTTCTTTATCAGGTGCTAGCTGCTCtgtaaataattaacaattattccaggAGTGCGTGTTGCATATGagattgtaaatagccaacaaggcaCGTACAGTTAACtgctgagttggctataaccagtctcatatgcaacaagcgtgaatggaataacaatattattgaagAAGGAGCTGGAAAAACATACTATATGACattttttggaaataaaaacatGTTTCACGTTTCACAGTTGATATTAGAGAATTATTGTATGCAAAAAACTCTGTTTTGTGCAGTGGTGCAGTTTGTCAAATGAGAAACGAAAGAAATCTCTTGTTTCTTTAGATAATCAAATTAGTGAAGAAACGTCAGCAAATTCTGAACACTTGGACACTTAAGAAATTATTGctaatcagtttccagcttagCAACACTTGaaacaatcagtttccatattaggtcataagGCATataagctgataaccgagattgagtgaaccaatcagaaagctagaaacgcaaccatatctgaggttgagaatttaataattcatGTTATTCGGCATCTTCTGATATCCCAAATTATTGTCCTCAGGAGGTCTGAGGATCCTTTATGGGTACCTAAAATGTTTGCAAAGATAACTGGATGGTAGGTGGCCTGTGTATGTCATGATTAGGGTCAAGGTTAATGttcataatttattattactggtattattattattattatttacttatttacctCAAGCTCGTTTTAAatgcaagaataaaaaaatacaagatGATTATGACAAGTCAGttgtttgtaaacattggcTCAAGTATTGATACaaccttttgaaagtgtgtGTAAATACACAATTCTGCTACCAACAATGCAAAAGTACACGGATCAACAATAAACTTACTCAGTTCCTTTACAGCTTTATCTCTTTTAAGAACTTCATCTTTGGACTctgcaaagtaaatttaaattgatttgagaaaaaaataccaTGATTGATAGAAAGAGCAAAAGCCCATGAATTAATTACAAAAGAAGCTATACCTGCTTTTGCTAaagctttcttcattttccttcttgtttgttcttttgatAACTTTAAAAAAGTATAGCAAGACAAAATTAACAGCTTTATAAATACAACAGACAACttaagaacaagaacaagaatttttttctgcCACAAAAAGTATCATCCAGGTTATTTCACAACATTCACAAAACATTTCTCTTGGCTTGGTCTTAGCTTATTTGAAATGACAGTGACAAACCTCTCAGTTGTTGTCAGAGACATAGGGTCATCCTTGACAAGACAACCCAGTCAGCCCTCTCATAAGCACACCGGCCAAACTTGacagtatatacatgtatagtaTGTACAGTTGTACGTGGAGTTTAAAAGGGGACCAGGTATTTATGAAAAAGTAACTTTCTGACATGATCAGAGTGtgccattttagttttatcCAACGTTTGTCTTACACACCTGACTGCTGGACGTTGAACTcctaaaaaaagggaaacattCTATATTTCAggtaaatgaaaacaacaacTTTATAAGAGCCATTAAAAACTTTCATATAGGTTGTCCAAGTTTTCACCTGATGCTGTCATAAAAAAATCATTACCTACAGGGTAATTGCCGCATTTGCCATGCCACTCAGTTGCATTGTTCCATGAAGAACAAGTACTTTCAATTTTCACAAAGAGCAATGTACATGTGTGCAGTTCATCCTTCAAGGAAATCAAGTAGCAGCTTACAACCTTTTCCCCTAAGCATTAAGttatgttaattaattaatttagttCCTACTTAAAACCCACTGAcctctgggagtgagacttagcAGATTTTACTCATCGACCGGGGGCATTCTTGGGCATTTGAGATGTCAATGAGTTTATGTTGTTagattcttcttactttttatcgTTTCTACTTCTCCGCCTTTCACCATCACTGGAGCTACTGCTGTGACTTCTGCTGCTGCTTGATCGACTGTACCTACGATCTGTAGAAAAATCTGTATAAGGGAGCATTTTGACAAAACATTATTGGTGCCAGTTGAAAAATGACACCATAATGCAAAATACTAATGGTCCATggtaagaggaaaaaaaaactctctttaATGAAACTTAAGTGGAATGTAGTAACAACAGTATAAAAACAAACTTTGCTGCATTAACGATTTGATCTAGAACTGGTTAAACAGTTTTGTGTGTGTACATGTGTGCAATATGCCCAATAATTGTTCCCCACATCTGCCTTACCCTGAGGTTTAGGGTCAGGCTGGGAACCAAATACTAGACTTAACAACTGAACCTTCATCAATGCATGGGCTGTAGCTTCCTGTCCCAGTAAATGTGGgaaaaggatttttttattgattttttttgacAAGGCAGTCAAAATTAGTCGGTCTAGGTAATTTCAATGAGGCTTTTATTGTGTCGATGAAGGAGACGCTTCCTAatttaagcctagttttcatatgtcgggaaaatcccagacgatcggggatttcaCAGTTTCCtgaccgtcccagattttgccaactaatgaaaaccataaatcgtaGACATCCCCGATAATCTGCGATGGTCAAGGACGAATCGGGAAAATAGGAAGtgtttctattttcccgacATGTCACAGACTTTTGCAATCGTCGGCGAtcattcccgacatatgaaaactcaaatttgtacaGTCGGAGACGTCGGCAATGGTTTTAGCTTGTTACCAATCTTTTAAATTGCAAGTTTCAAGGTTTGGCGAGCTGATGGTTTGGCGCACTTTCCATTCATCTGGGACATCCGTCTGGCGATTTTCAGATATGTCGGAAAAATCTGGGACagtcgggaaactgcgaaatccccgatcatctgggattttcccgacatatgaaaactaggctttagTGGTTGGGTGTTTTATATGTTTGTGGGCGGCCTGTGCATGTTCCAAGCATGCGAAATCAAGAAAAGAGGTCTGTTGGTTCCAAATCTACGTCACAATAGCATCCAGCATGCCGATGAATCATTCAGAAAATTTCAGGAAAAATCAGAGGCATTTCGAATCGACACAAAACTTTATCAGTAACGAGATATGGCAATTAGCCAATCAATGGACAGTTTTTATCAGAATCAGTTGAAATGACATCACTCCCTGATTTGCCAAAGATGACCTTCAAGTGTGTATTCGCAGATCGGCCAATTTCTCTGACATGTgtaaaggatgattgctaatgAATGGAAAAAGGATCAGAAGtttcatttcaatgaaaacatCACAGGATTTTGTCTGCAAGTAGTTTACAGTGAGAAATCAATTCCCCATAACTCAGTCTAGGAGTAAAAGGATTAAGATGCTTTATGGGAACCGATACCGGTGCCTTTGCTCCCAAGACAACGCACTATAATCTAGTTTTGTAATATTGTTTCTAACTATAATaagggctggacaatctgcgagccagcgagtcatgcgagccgtGTGAATTTCGCAttcaagtctaagcacccattttcaAATAGCGCCGGTAAACAGTTTTTAAGTATAAGCACCCaatttaaaacggttagctgtcaataactgtgtgactcacatgttgactcgcatggctcgcagggTAGGTACGttatggctcgcatgactcgcatgcCTCGCTGGCTCGCATATTGTCCTCACTCCCAAAATAAGATCCAGTCTGTAATAACAGAAGTGTACATAGAAGTCATTTCTCACCTTTCTTACTTGACCTGTAGTTCgaagggaaacaaaaaaaagtaaaactgccgcagttttgttttcaaattaataATAACTGAGGTTCACTTGAAATCTGCCAGTTTTCACCTGCTTCTTCTATAATCTTCGTAACTACTACTTCGAGAGCGACTTCGTCTTCGATTATCTCGAGAACGTGATCTTTTTCGCCGTTCCCGACTTCTACTccttttgtctcgctttctagAGGACTTGTACTTCTTTCGTCTATCCTCATCTGAATCTGAGCTGTACCTGCCCATTTTGACGTGTAAGATTGGCAAATGTGCTGCTAACTCTGTGTGCCGTCTGGGACAACCATATTGGATTTTTGGGACTGAAACGCCTGAAGGGATTTCTGGATTAGTTCCCAGTTTCCGTGGTACAATAGCATGCATAGTACGAAGAAAGacttcagggcccggttgttcgaaagccgattaacttaatccaggattaacttaaacttttgtttcatattttcaactttttggtgaaagtttcttttgcttatttttgtttgtcaagattgacttcttctaatgtatagttttgccgaatatcagcgttgaacagcatttagtagtAGAGAATACAACTCCTTGGTTTATTTTtcatctgggattagcgttaatcggattttgaacaaccgggcccagattgGCACTATACacagtatcacgtaacagcaatgttatggtaccatgtgaaacaccaATGATGCGGTCATCATTGTGATGGAATAAATGACCTAGGCAACGGAAAAGCCCAtattggctttagttgctcatatcaaAAAAACAAACTAGGTGGCCCCTCTTTTgcattgctggaaagtgattggaaggccaagatgaaactttctgcaaagtttaaaaaaattctatattgcagaatcagagccacttttaaaaattcacaaatttaaggtggctctgaatctgctgtacagaatatttttaaactttgcagtgAGTTTCATCTTGGCTTCCAATCACTTTCCAGCTATAAAAAATAgggggtcaccaagtttgtttttgagatatttgcaactaaagacaaagtaAAGGCTGTTATTacagggctttcccgttgccatgttgacttattacgtcacaataataaCCGGGTCTTGTgcagcaattattggtgttttttatggtaccataacattactCATACTTGATACAGCATTGTAGCGCCAGACCTTCTAACAAGAACGTTGcttgaaagttttgaaactggCTTGAGTCACCAAAATACGATTGAGcagacggcgacggcaacgaaaacgccacCAAACAATCGCTCTTCACGTGTGGTGTGAAAATTTGTACATCTCTTTTCAGTTCTCTACAAatctacaacgtgaaatgaccaaatctcaagCTATGAGGCCAACGTGAGCACATACCGACgaactttattttttttgcctGGTTTCAACACTGTTCCTCCCACTTCATTTCGTGAATAGTTAGGGTAGTTTACAGCAGTTCGACGAATTAGACTAAATCCATCCCCCTTTTTTTCCGTTTAGCGtcaaatgcgtttcctgatattgggtcggtcggtcggattgaaaaaaaagcctaaaaagAAAGATCATAAGCACTCtaggaatcggaggcctggtaccacagcatcatagctgtggagccaagAAAACGACAAGACCTGGAAAAgtgcaaaattaagacaaagtGGGAAACTCCAATGCCACATAAACATGGTTTAAAAACGTTgctagcttttttttttttgaaaatgccaaaaatttgggtcggtcggacgacgtcgctgttgtagatcttaaggtccctagtaACTGGAGGAATACCCGGCCACTGTTGCGTTCTTTGGAGCACGGCGgatctaatttgcaggtcgcaggtcgcaggtcgcgggttgcaggtcattgtttcaccaatacagaaagcatccttaacattcataaaagctaaccttaggcctaaaaaccgttttgtttaggcctaattaggcctaaggttagcttttaagaatgtttaggatactttctgtattggtgaaacaatgacctgcaacccgcgacctgcgacctgcaaattagaccctcCGTTTGGAGcagcatcgtttgaagaacgaggtataTAATACACGGCATTTATATGCAAATGAAGTGACCGGGTATTGTGCAGTTTATTTGGGACTGGCAGCCCCTTTGtgcattgtttttttgttcaggGGTTTTCATATTTCAGCTGGATCACACAAGTTTGCACTTTTGtgatgaaaggaaaggaaaggaaaggataggaaaaaaactttatttaagagtCTAGTCCTTATAGCGCTGGagtgctaattggggacactgtaaaatgaaattaacaattaacgctaatcaagtcaaatgttggtttctgaggagagagttaaccagagtacccggagaataCCTCTCgcagcagagtagagaaccaaaaaactcaacccacatgacgCCGCGTCCCaaaatcaaacccgggccacattggtgggacgtgagtgcaatcaccactgcgccattcctgcACCCCACAATTCAATTATTCTGACAATTCTTCTGATCCTCTTCTCTTCAGttcaggacggtgcctactattgttattgcgcatacgttctacccatctcgagatactcggatttcctatgagtggtgcttattaatccagagatatttttgcgcggttcaaaactatgcggagaaagcagaacttaacaagtactcttggtatccaaaaagaaaactggggacaaccacgcatttttcagagataattaagcttcaatttggaaaagaacgccgtacattgctttgtaaagtaaagtaatcaGAATGCCAGAATGAAAATTtctgcaagtttaaaaaaattctgcatagcactagacttgccacaagtcgacctcacgataaccccagaagaaaatgttttggcgagcgaatcgtgattctTCTTACGCGAAGtaaatgagcgagcgacgaagtcgcgagaggtcgacttgtctcgcttgcaaagttttcatttgcgtctcgcgccaaaaaggggatgacgtcatttgcaagccctgaacttgatggcgcaatccgacgaaaatactcgaacatgtttgtttctacgaaatcgaaagaggaaatttgttaactttgtgctaa is a window of Montipora capricornis isolate CH-2021 chromosome 13, ASM3666992v2, whole genome shotgun sequence DNA encoding:
- the LOC138028903 gene encoding serine/Arginine-related protein 53-like, whose product is MGRYSSDSDEDRRKKYKSSRKRDKRSRSRERRKRSRSRDNRRRSRSRSSSYEDYRRSRSSKKDRRYSRSSSSRSHSSSSSDGERRRSRNDKKSSTSSSQLSKEQTRRKMKKALAKAESKDEVLKRDKAVKELKQLAPDKEAILQIESNEFVPQSFSSSANNKAHQNDKENKDDSHEAAMFGTRSSVPVATSIAAVSEVKAFSQPVVSQTNDKEGLFASWLHEDEETKTARWITKLKKMRQELLAAT